In Callospermophilus lateralis isolate mCalLat2 chromosome 18, mCalLat2.hap1, whole genome shotgun sequence, one DNA window encodes the following:
- the Clasrp gene encoding CLK4-associating serine/arginine rich protein isoform X6, protein MLVIIFCFPVLLLWPRLKCSHLVLLGDEELLGLRKKDPAQFLQVHGRACKVHLDSAVALAAESPVNMMPWQGDTNNMIDRFDVRAHLDHIPDYTPPLLTTISPEQESDERKCNYERYRGLVQNDFAGISEEQCLYQIYIDELYGGLQRPSEDEKKKLAEKKASIGYTYEDSTVAEVEKVAEKPEEEESPAEEESNSDEDEVIPDIDVEVDVDELNQEQVADLNKQATTYGMADGDFVRMLRKDKEEAEAIKHAKALEEEKAMYSGRRSRRQRREFREKRLRGRKISPPSYARRDSPTYDPYKRSPSESSSESRSRSRSPSPGREEKITFITSFGGSDEEAAAAAAAAAASGAATGKPPAPPQTGGPALGRNASARSPALLLLFLLLFCLEDLQLPLQFPFQFPLPPRWGLLPLQPPCPLPVPLLVPFPIPFPALLPVSQPWPATLRWGLQRWTPLLTFTYPARRLWAPAQKQVREVMCMYGQASDPHPREARLGGPGQSEGSGTGHCSFLGSSEFVGRGLGACSVQGVPGQRQWDRDITMCLCHCC, encoded by the exons ATGTTGGTCATCATCTTCTGTTTCCCAGTCTTGTTACTCTGGCCCAGGCTGAAGTGCTCACACCTGGTTCTGTTGGGAGATGAAGAGTTGCTGGGGCTGCGG AAGAAGGACCCAGCCCAGTTCCTGCAGGTGCATGGCCGAGCCTGCAAGGTGCATCTGGATTCTGCAGTGGCCCTGGCCGCAGAGAGCCCGGTTAACAT GATGCCCTGGCAGGGGGACACCAACAACATGATTGACCGCTTTGATGTCCGTGCCCACCTGGACCACATCCCCGACTACACCCCCCCACTGCTCACCACCAT CTCCCCGGAACAGGAGTCAGACGAGCGGAAATGTAACTACGAGCGCTACCGAGGCCTGGTGCAGAACGACTTTGCTGGCA TCTCAGAGGAGCAGTGCCTGTACCAGATTTACATTGACGAGTTGTACGGAGGTCTCCAGAGACCCAGTGAGGACGAGAAGAAGAA GCTGGCAGAAAAGAAGGCTTCCATTGGTTACACCTATGAGGACAGCACCGTGGCCGAGGTAGAGAAGGTAGCAGAGAAACCCGAGGAGGAAGAGTCCCCGGCTGAGGAGGAGAGCAACTCGGACGAAGATGAGGTCATCCCCGACATCG ACGTGGAGGTGGATGTGGATGAACTGAACCAGGAGCAGGTGGCAGATCTCAACAAACAGGCCACAACCTATGGCATGGCTGATGGGGACTTTGTCAG GATGCTTCGGAAAGATAAGGAGGAGGCAGAGGCCATCAAACATGCCAAGGCCCTTGAGGAGGAGAAAGCCATGTACTCG GGCCGTCGTTCCCGGCGCCAGCGGAGAGAGTTCCGGGAAAAGCGGCTGAGGGGTCGCAAGATCAGCCCACCCAG CTATGCACGCCGAGACAGCCCCACCTACGATCCCTATAAGCG GTCCCCCTCAGAGTCCAGCTCAGAGTCCCGCTCCCGCTCGCGCTCCCCGAGCCCAGGCCGGGAGGAGAAGATCACCTTCATCACCAGTTTTGGGGGCAGCGATGAGGAGGCAgctgcagctgctgctgctgctgccgcatcAGGGGCCGCCACAGGGAAGCCCCCTGCGCCCCCTCAGACTGGCGGCCCCGCACTGGGACGCAATGCCAGCGCCCGGTCG CCGgcgctcctcctcctcttcctcctcctcttctgcctCGAGGACCTCCAGCTCCCGCTCCAGTTCCCGTTCCAGTTCCCGCTCCCGCCGCGGTGGGGGCTACTACCGCTCCAGCCGCCATGCCCGCTCCCGGTCCCGCTCCTGGTCCCGTTCCCGATCCCGTTCCCGGCGCTACTCCCGGTCTCGCAGCCGTGGCCGGCGACACTCAGGTGGGGGCTCCAGAGATGGACACCGCTACTCACGTTCACCTACCCGGCGCGGAGGTTATGGGCCCCGGCGCAGAAGCAGGTGCGTGAGGTCATGTGTATGTACGGTCAGGCAAGCGATCCGCATCCCAGGGAGGCCAGGCTTGGGGGACCTGGCCAGTCTGAGGGGTCAGGCACAGGCCACTGTTCTTTCTTAGGAAGCTCTGAGTTTGTAGGGAGAGGCCTAGGTGCCTGCTCTGTTCAGGGGGTGCCAGGCCAAAGACAGTGGGACAGAGACATCACCATGTGCCTCTGTCACTGCTGTTAG